The Streptomyces sp. NBC_01689 genome includes a window with the following:
- a CDS encoding slipin family protein yields MVEELVAAGVSVASVGLVYVMAGARVVKQYERGVVLRLGRLRSEVRDPGFTMVVPFVDKLRKVNMQIVTMPVPAQEGITRDNVTVRVDAVVYFKVVDAADAVIQVEDYQFAVSQMAQTSLRSIIGKSDLDDLLANREKLNQGLELMIDSPAMGWGVQIDRVEIKDVSLPETMKRSMARQAEADRERRARVINADAELQASRKLAEAAGVMSEQPAALQLRLLQTVVAVAAEKNSTLVLPFPVELLRFLERAQQPASAAPTAEPVASAAESAAPTPGPVTPVPSQAPAPAPAPAPAPAPAPAPAPAPAPVSRVTGPAGAEPGPVSPAPESAPVPIAPASVAPASVAPASASRPEPTAPEASM; encoded by the coding sequence ATGGTCGAGGAACTGGTGGCGGCGGGAGTCTCCGTCGCGTCGGTGGGCCTGGTCTACGTGATGGCCGGGGCCCGTGTGGTCAAACAGTACGAACGCGGAGTGGTGCTGCGCCTCGGCCGGCTGCGCTCCGAGGTGCGTGATCCCGGGTTCACGATGGTCGTGCCCTTCGTCGACAAGCTGCGCAAGGTCAACATGCAGATCGTCACGATGCCGGTGCCCGCGCAGGAGGGCATCACCCGGGACAACGTCACGGTGCGGGTGGACGCGGTCGTCTACTTCAAGGTGGTGGACGCGGCCGACGCGGTCATCCAGGTCGAGGACTACCAGTTCGCGGTCTCCCAGATGGCGCAGACCTCGCTGCGTTCGATCATCGGCAAGAGCGATCTGGACGACCTGCTCGCCAACCGGGAGAAGCTCAACCAGGGCCTGGAGCTGATGATCGACAGTCCGGCCATGGGATGGGGCGTGCAGATCGACCGGGTGGAGATCAAGGACGTATCACTGCCGGAGACGATGAAGCGGTCGATGGCCCGGCAGGCCGAGGCCGACCGTGAGCGGCGGGCGCGGGTCATCAACGCGGACGCGGAACTGCAGGCGTCGAGGAAGCTGGCGGAGGCCGCCGGGGTGATGTCCGAGCAGCCGGCCGCGCTGCAGCTGAGGCTGCTGCAGACGGTGGTGGCGGTCGCCGCGGAGAAGAACTCCACCCTCGTCCTGCCCTTCCCTGTCGAACTGCTGCGCTTCCTGGAACGGGCCCAGCAGCCGGCATCGGCCGCCCCGACGGCGGAACCGGTCGCCTCGGCGGCGGAATCGGCCGCCCCGACACCCGGCCCGGTGACACCGGTACCGTCCCAGGCACCGGCACCGGCACCGGCACCGGCACCGGCACCGGCACCGGCACCGGCACCGGCACCGGCACCGGCACCGGTCTCCCGGGTCACCGGACCGGCGGGAGCGGAACCCGGACCGGTGTCCCCGGCGCCGGAGTCCGCTCCGGTACCGATCGCCCCCGCGTCGGTCGCCCCCGCGTCGGTCGCCCCCGCGTCGGCGTCGCGCCCGGAACCGACCGCACCCGAAGCGAGCATGTAA
- a CDS encoding S1 family peptidase: protein MKHRRIPARRAVMAGAGIAALVAAGATFQTANASETPQAPAPHTLSITAAGKLASTLGEDLGADAAGTYYDAKSRHLVVNVLGEAAAKAVTSAGARARLVENSLAELKSARTTLKSDATIPGTSWATDPQSNKVVVTADRTVSADEWAKLTKVVDSLGSKAELQRTKGEFKPFIAGGDAITGSGGRCSLGFNVVKGGQPYFITAGHCTEAISSWSDSSGNQIGTNEQSSFPDNDFGLVKYTGSTEHPSAVDLYNGSSQPITRAAEATVGEKVTRSGSTTQVHSGTVTGLDATVNYGNGDIVNGLIQTDVCAEPGDSGGSLFDGDSAIGLTSGGSGDCTSGGETFFQPVTEALSAFGAQIG, encoded by the coding sequence TTGAAGCACCGACGCATACCCGCGAGGCGTGCCGTCATGGCGGGAGCGGGCATCGCCGCACTCGTCGCCGCCGGAGCCACCTTCCAGACTGCGAACGCGAGCGAGACGCCGCAGGCTCCCGCGCCGCACACGTTGTCGATCACGGCGGCCGGAAAGCTCGCCTCGACCCTCGGCGAGGATCTCGGCGCCGACGCGGCGGGAACGTATTACGACGCGAAGTCCCGGCACCTCGTGGTCAATGTGCTCGGCGAGGCCGCGGCCAAGGCCGTGACGTCGGCCGGCGCGAGGGCGAGACTCGTCGAGAACTCCCTGGCCGAACTGAAGAGCGCCCGTACGACGCTCAAGAGCGACGCGACCATCCCGGGCACCTCCTGGGCGACCGACCCGCAGAGCAACAAGGTCGTCGTCACCGCGGACCGTACGGTCTCCGCGGACGAATGGGCCAAGCTGACCAAGGTCGTGGACTCGCTCGGCTCCAAGGCCGAACTCCAGCGGACGAAGGGGGAGTTCAAGCCCTTCATCGCGGGAGGTGACGCCATCACCGGCTCCGGTGGCCGCTGCTCGCTCGGCTTCAACGTGGTGAAGGGCGGCCAGCCGTACTTCATCACCGCCGGCCACTGCACCGAGGCGATCTCCAGCTGGTCGGACTCCAGCGGCAACCAGATCGGCACGAACGAGCAGTCCAGCTTCCCCGACAACGACTTCGGTCTGGTCAAGTACACCGGGAGCACGGAGCACCCGAGCGCGGTCGACCTCTACAACGGTTCCTCGCAGCCCATCACCAGGGCGGCCGAGGCGACCGTCGGCGAGAAGGTCACCCGCAGCGGTTCGACGACCCAGGTGCACAGCGGCACGGTGACGGGCCTGGACGCCACCGTGAACTACGGCAACGGCGACATCGTCAACGGGCTCATCCAGACCGATGTCTGCGCCGAGCCCGGCGACAGCGGCGGGTCGCTGTTCGACGGTGACAGCGCCATCGGCCTGACCTCCGGCGGCAGTGGCGACTGCACCTCGGGCGGTGAGACCTTCTTCCAGCCGGTCACGGAGGCGCTCTCGGCGTTCGGCGCCCAGATCGGCTGA
- a CDS encoding DNA polymerase III subunit alpha: protein MAGFAHLHVASGYSIRYGAAHPEQLARRAAERGMTALALTDRDTVTGAVRFARACAGAGIRPVFGIDLAIEALAPPPPARRLRTPVRGGAHVVEPPLRFTLLAQDRAGWARLCRITSAAHAGAVSGTSPVVPWEALREYGGPGLAVLLGPLSEPVRALAVGREDVATKLLAPWKEIFGREVRLETVAQKRFGTGPGSLRLAARTLTLADRTGTTAVLSNAVRYADPDQHRLADVLDAARLLRPVDRRRLDGGQRWLKDERAMTAVARMVVECAGADGRRARRLMADTAGTAAACTVDPKADLGLGTPHLPEPALFGAEPGAGGAARLLRARSEAGLARRGLDRDRKALARLDEELAVISHWNYDAYFLAIGQVVADIRAKGIRVAARGSGAGSLVCHALDIATANPLDHSLLFERFLSRRRESLPDIDIDVESARRLECYDTIFERFGKERVAVTAMPETYRARRALRDTGLALGIAPADVDRIAKSFPHLRAADITGALAELPELRQLAAEADRFGPLWELAEGLDSLVHGMAMHPCGVVISDATLLDRLPVQPTPQGDYPMAMAAKEEIEALGNIKLDVLGVRMQSAMAHAVVEIERTTGDHIDLDDPEQVPLDDVFAFKLIQESQTLGLFQLESPGQQDLLSRLQPRDPQDVIADISLFRPGPVAGGMPERYIAARHGGTPAYAHPDLEPVLADTYGVTIWHEQIIETLSVMTGCDRALAEIARRALGEKDRLPAIRDWFHGLARTRGYSAAVRDEVWRTVEAFGAYGFCRAHAVAFAVPALQSAWLKAHYPAFLLAGLLEHDPGMWPKRVLVSDARRRGVPVLPVDVNHSMVKHTVERTDERQWGVRIALSAVRGIGEDECARIEEGRPYGSLSDFWQRARPSRPVAERLAEIGALNSLHDGRLTRRDLLLQIGELHRQSRTRAAHEGQLPIDTGAVGGAEPSGLPEMTGREALSAELGTLGIDVSRHLMEHHHRLLREIGATDAAHLAGLRAGRQVLVAGVRASTQTPPIASGKRVIFVTLEDGSGLVDLAFFEDSHPACAYTVFHSGLLLVRGTVQVRGTRRTVVGSMAWDLDEIAAARRDNGPEAALALLGADRPHPTPAQAPGRAGPAPGRPDRGRPQPVPAPPRRTLANGTTGARLHPYADLQPAGTRSADLKKFGHRSPGSAG from the coding sequence ATGGCGGGCTTCGCTCATCTGCACGTCGCGTCCGGTTACTCCATCCGGTACGGCGCCGCCCATCCCGAGCAGCTCGCCCGGCGGGCGGCCGAGCGGGGCATGACCGCGCTCGCGCTCACCGACCGGGACACGGTCACCGGCGCCGTCCGGTTCGCGCGGGCGTGTGCCGGGGCGGGGATACGGCCGGTCTTCGGGATCGACCTCGCGATCGAGGCCCTCGCGCCACCGCCTCCCGCGCGGCGGCTTCGTACCCCGGTGCGCGGTGGCGCGCACGTCGTCGAGCCGCCGCTGCGGTTCACGCTGCTCGCCCAGGACAGGGCAGGCTGGGCGCGGCTGTGCCGCATCACCTCGGCCGCCCACGCCGGCGCCGTGTCGGGCACATCGCCGGTGGTGCCGTGGGAGGCGCTGCGCGAGTACGGGGGCCCGGGCCTGGCCGTGCTGCTCGGGCCGCTCTCGGAGCCGGTCCGGGCGCTGGCGGTGGGCAGGGAGGATGTCGCGACGAAGCTGCTGGCGCCCTGGAAGGAGATCTTCGGGAGAGAGGTCCGCTTGGAAACCGTTGCGCAGAAACGTTTCGGCACAGGTCCGGGGTCCCTGCGCCTGGCCGCCCGCACGCTCACGCTGGCCGACCGCACCGGTACCACCGCCGTCCTCTCCAACGCCGTCCGCTACGCCGACCCCGACCAGCACCGCCTGGCCGACGTCCTGGACGCCGCCCGGCTGCTGCGGCCGGTCGACCGGCGCCGGCTGGACGGCGGACAGCGCTGGCTCAAGGACGAACGGGCGATGACGGCCGTCGCGCGCATGGTCGTGGAATGCGCCGGGGCGGACGGGCGGCGGGCCCGCCGGCTGATGGCGGACACCGCCGGGACGGCGGCCGCGTGCACCGTCGACCCGAAGGCGGACCTCGGCCTCGGCACCCCTCACCTCCCCGAACCGGCGCTCTTCGGCGCCGAGCCCGGGGCCGGCGGCGCGGCCCGGCTGCTCCGCGCGCGCAGCGAGGCCGGCCTGGCCCGGCGCGGCCTCGACCGTGACCGGAAGGCGCTCGCCCGGCTGGACGAGGAACTCGCCGTCATCTCCCACTGGAACTACGACGCGTACTTCCTCGCCATCGGACAGGTGGTCGCCGACATCCGGGCCAAGGGCATCCGGGTCGCGGCCCGCGGCTCCGGCGCCGGTTCGCTGGTCTGCCATGCGCTGGACATCGCCACCGCCAACCCGCTCGACCACAGCCTGCTGTTCGAACGCTTTCTGAGCAGGCGCCGGGAGTCCCTGCCCGACATCGACATCGACGTGGAGTCCGCCCGACGCCTGGAGTGCTACGACACGATCTTCGAACGCTTCGGCAAGGAACGGGTCGCGGTCACCGCCATGCCCGAGACCTACCGGGCCCGCCGCGCCCTGCGCGACACCGGCCTCGCCCTCGGTATCGCGCCCGCGGACGTCGACCGGATCGCCAAGAGCTTCCCGCACCTGCGGGCCGCGGACATCACCGGCGCGCTCGCCGAACTGCCCGAGCTGCGGCAACTGGCCGCCGAGGCGGACCGGTTCGGACCCCTGTGGGAGCTCGCGGAAGGCCTCGACTCACTGGTCCACGGCATGGCCATGCACCCCTGCGGCGTGGTCATCAGCGACGCGACGCTCCTGGACCGGCTGCCCGTGCAGCCGACGCCACAGGGCGACTACCCGATGGCGATGGCCGCGAAGGAGGAGATCGAGGCGCTGGGCAACATCAAGCTCGACGTCCTGGGCGTACGGATGCAGTCCGCGATGGCCCACGCCGTCGTGGAGATCGAACGGACCACCGGCGACCACATCGATCTGGACGACCCGGAACAGGTGCCGCTCGACGACGTCTTCGCGTTCAAGCTCATCCAGGAGAGCCAGACCCTGGGCCTGTTCCAGCTGGAGTCACCCGGTCAGCAGGACCTTCTGTCGAGACTGCAGCCCCGCGATCCGCAGGACGTGATCGCCGACATCAGCCTCTTCCGGCCCGGCCCGGTCGCGGGCGGCATGCCCGAGCGCTACATCGCCGCCCGCCACGGCGGCACACCCGCGTACGCCCATCCGGACCTGGAGCCGGTGCTCGCCGACACCTACGGCGTGACCATCTGGCACGAGCAGATCATCGAGACCCTGTCGGTGATGACCGGCTGCGACCGCGCGCTGGCCGAGATCGCGCGGCGGGCACTCGGCGAGAAGGACCGGCTGCCCGCGATCAGGGACTGGTTCCATGGCCTGGCCCGTACGCGCGGCTACAGCGCGGCCGTCCGGGACGAGGTCTGGAGGACCGTCGAGGCCTTCGGCGCGTACGGCTTCTGCCGCGCCCACGCGGTCGCCTTCGCCGTACCCGCCCTGCAGAGCGCCTGGCTCAAGGCGCACTATCCGGCGTTCCTGCTGGCGGGACTGCTCGAACACGATCCCGGGATGTGGCCCAAGCGGGTCCTCGTCTCCGACGCCCGCCGACGGGGCGTGCCGGTGCTGCCCGTCGACGTCAACCACTCCATGGTGAAGCACACCGTCGAGCGGACCGACGAGCGGCAGTGGGGCGTGCGGATCGCGCTGTCCGCGGTGCGCGGCATCGGCGAGGACGAGTGCGCGCGCATCGAGGAGGGCCGGCCGTACGGATCGCTGTCGGACTTCTGGCAGCGGGCCCGCCCCAGCAGGCCCGTCGCCGAACGCCTCGCCGAGATCGGCGCCCTGAACTCCCTCCACGACGGCCGCCTCACGCGTCGTGATCTCCTGCTCCAGATCGGTGAGTTGCACCGGCAGTCCCGTACCCGGGCCGCGCACGAGGGCCAACTGCCCATCGACACCGGCGCGGTCGGGGGAGCGGAACCGAGCGGTCTGCCGGAGATGACGGGACGCGAGGCCCTGAGTGCCGAGTTGGGCACGCTCGGCATCGACGTCTCGCGGCATCTGATGGAACATCACCACCGGTTGCTGCGGGAGATCGGCGCGACCGACGCGGCGCACCTGGCAGGGCTGCGCGCCGGTCGGCAGGTCCTGGTCGCGGGCGTACGGGCCTCCACCCAGACCCCGCCGATCGCCAGCGGCAAGCGGGTCATCTTCGTCACCCTGGAGGACGGCTCCGGCCTGGTCGACCTGGCGTTCTTCGAGGACTCCCACCCGGCCTGCGCCTACACCGTCTTCCACAGCGGGCTGCTGCTGGTGCGCGGCACGGTGCAGGTGCGCGGCACCCGTCGTACCGTCGTCGGTTCCATGGCCTGGGACCTGGACGAGATCGCCGCCGCCCGCCGTGACAACGGCCCCGAGGCCGCCCTCGCCCTCCTCGGCGCCGACCGCCCGCACCCGACTCCCGCCCAGGCTCCGGGACGGGCGGGCCCGGCTCCCGGCCGGCCGGACCGGGGGAGGCCGCAGCCCGTGCCCGCCCCGCCGCGGCGCACCCTGGCCAACGGCACCACGGGCGCGCGGCTCCACCCGTACGCCGACCTGCAGCCCGCCGGCACCCGCTCGGCCGACCTGAAGAAGTTCGGCCACCGAAGCCCGGGGAGCGCGGGATGA
- a CDS encoding DNA polymerase Y family protein — MGTRQRHIAHLHLHASLDEARYADVIEYLSGITPHVQAVPPNAVQLDLTSALRYFDLSPYDMVQTTMMRLKLVYGIDSSAGLAGNRMLAGMAADASAPGGTTWVPAADAADWLYPRPLTALPGIGRATATTLTRYGLHTIGQLAGLPPATLQRLLGAGQARLLAERARGHDPRPVTPAEPAAYLTADVVLDRDCLDPAHHHRAVLGLADRIGQRLRGEHQVAGRLTLTVRYADRSSTTRSRTSAEPTDHSPALAATALGLLTSLGLQRARVRAFALRADGLLPAGGAYRQLSLDPGDTRARAAEAAADRARRRFGAEAVRPAALATAATAIRAVGVGSRN, encoded by the coding sequence ATGGGGACACGTCAGCGGCACATCGCCCACCTCCATCTGCACGCCTCACTGGACGAGGCCCGGTACGCCGACGTGATCGAATACCTGTCCGGTATTACGCCGCATGTCCAGGCCGTCCCGCCCAACGCCGTGCAGCTGGATCTGACGTCGGCACTCCGGTACTTCGACCTGTCCCCGTACGACATGGTCCAGACGACGATGATGAGGCTGAAGCTCGTCTACGGCATCGACAGCAGCGCGGGGCTCGCGGGCAACCGCATGCTGGCGGGGATGGCGGCCGACGCGTCCGCGCCCGGAGGGACGACCTGGGTCCCCGCCGCCGACGCGGCCGACTGGCTGTACCCCCGTCCGCTCACCGCGCTGCCGGGCATCGGCCGTGCCACGGCGACCACTCTCACCCGGTACGGCCTGCACACCATCGGCCAGCTCGCCGGCCTGCCCCCGGCCACCCTGCAACGGCTGCTCGGCGCCGGCCAGGCCCGGCTGCTGGCCGAACGCGCCCGCGGCCACGACCCCCGCCCGGTCACCCCGGCGGAGCCGGCGGCGTACCTGACCGCCGATGTCGTGCTCGACCGGGACTGCCTCGACCCGGCGCACCATCACCGGGCCGTCCTGGGGCTCGCCGACCGGATCGGGCAACGTCTGCGCGGTGAACACCAGGTCGCCGGCCGGCTCACCCTCACGGTGCGGTACGCCGACCGCAGTTCCACCACCCGCTCGCGCACGTCGGCGGAGCCCACCGACCACTCACCGGCCCTCGCCGCGACCGCCCTGGGTCTGCTGACCTCCTTGGGGCTGCAGCGAGCGCGGGTCCGCGCCTTCGCGCTCCGCGCAGACGGCCTGCTGCCGGCCGGGGGTGCCTACCGGCAGCTCTCCCTCGACCCGGGCGACACCCGGGCCCGCGCCGCGGAGGCCGCCGCGGACCGGGCCCGCCGGCGTTTCGGGGCGGAGGCGGTCCGCCCGGCCGCCCTGGCCACAGCCGCCACCGCGATCCGCGCGGTGGGGGTCGGCTCGCGGAACTGA
- a CDS encoding DJ-1/PfpI family protein, whose protein sequence is MQVAVVTFDGFNELDSFIASALINRCRGEGLEAFVTTPTPVVTSMNGVRVTGQRPMEFVTEADVVLIGSGVRTRDVAADDRLLSTLGLDPSRQLIGAQCSGALVLARLGLLGDMPVCTDRKSRPFVEACGVTVLDVPFHAEGDIATAGGCLASQYLATWVITRTLGEGAARGVLDYVAPVGENRETVERALRAVHTGVTALR, encoded by the coding sequence ATGCAGGTAGCCGTGGTCACTTTCGACGGGTTCAACGAGCTCGACAGCTTCATCGCCTCCGCACTGATCAACCGGTGCCGCGGGGAGGGCCTGGAGGCCTTCGTCACGACGCCGACGCCGGTGGTCACGTCGATGAACGGGGTGCGGGTGACGGGGCAGCGCCCGATGGAGTTCGTGACCGAGGCCGACGTCGTACTGATCGGCAGCGGGGTGAGGACCCGGGATGTGGCCGCCGACGACCGGCTGCTCTCCACGCTCGGGCTCGACCCGTCGCGGCAGCTCATCGGGGCGCAGTGCTCCGGCGCCCTGGTCCTGGCCCGGCTCGGGCTGCTGGGTGACATGCCGGTGTGCACGGACCGGAAGAGCCGGCCCTTCGTCGAGGCGTGCGGCGTCACCGTGCTGGACGTCCCGTTCCACGCCGAGGGCGACATCGCCACGGCGGGTGGCTGTCTGGCGTCCCAGTACCTGGCCACCTGGGTGATCACCCGCACGCTCGGGGAGGGCGCCGCGCGCGGTGTCCTCGACTACGTGGCTCCGGTCGGCGAGAACCGGGAGACGGTCGAACGCGCCCTGCGCGCCGTCCACACGGGCGTGACCGCGCTGCGCTGA
- a CDS encoding cupin domain-containing protein translates to MSVVHPSDAVVHEIHGARFVSYATPRSGSVELCAWRGEIPAGTKAPVHTVTREEIFHLLAGELLVTLDGRTERITAGDTVIINPGVAFGVENPTERTATSWVTTSIGLRAELADGSVLTPPWAN, encoded by the coding sequence ATGTCCGTCGTCCACCCGTCCGACGCCGTCGTCCACGAGATCCACGGCGCCCGTTTCGTCTCGTACGCCACCCCTCGCAGCGGCAGCGTGGAGCTGTGCGCCTGGCGGGGGGAGATACCCGCCGGGACGAAGGCCCCCGTGCACACCGTCACCCGTGAGGAGATCTTCCATCTCCTCGCCGGGGAGCTGCTGGTCACACTCGACGGCCGCACCGAACGGATCACCGCGGGCGACACGGTGATCATCAACCCCGGCGTGGCCTTCGGTGTCGAGAACCCGACCGAGCGGACCGCGACCTCCTGGGTCACCACGTCCATCGGCCTGCGGGCGGAGCTGGCCGACGGCTCGGTCCTCACCCCGCCGTGGGCCAACTGA
- a CDS encoding MarR family winged helix-turn-helix transcriptional regulator, which yields MQNSEAMALSAALLAVAGELTQRIHEGVAARGFEGVRPAHGFAFTRLAPDGATVTELAAHLGVTKQAASQLVDELVRKGYVERHPHPGDARARLIVLTERGWACTRAAEESAAEAVRPWVELLGEGEVGVLRDRLLRIAPYGPIRPAW from the coding sequence GTGCAGAATTCCGAGGCCATGGCCCTGTCCGCCGCCCTGCTCGCCGTCGCCGGTGAGCTGACGCAGCGCATCCACGAGGGTGTCGCCGCCCGCGGATTCGAGGGGGTGCGGCCCGCGCACGGTTTCGCGTTCACACGGCTCGCCCCGGACGGCGCGACGGTCACCGAACTCGCGGCACACCTCGGCGTCACCAAGCAGGCCGCGAGCCAGCTCGTCGACGAGCTGGTGCGCAAGGGGTACGTGGAACGCCACCCGCATCCCGGTGACGCGCGCGCCCGCCTGATCGTGCTGACCGAGCGCGGCTGGGCCTGTACGCGTGCGGCGGAGGAGTCGGCGGCGGAGGCCGTGCGGCCGTGGGTCGAACTGCTCGGGGAGGGTGAGGTGGGCGTCTTGCGGGACCGATTGCTGCGGATCGCCCCCTACGGTCCGATCAGGCCTGCCTGGTGA
- a CDS encoding esterase/lipase family protein: protein MLPWKRLTRPLVALLMAAAVAIVPAATAHAAAPSSGWNNYSCRPSAAHPRPVVLVHGTFANSVDNWLSFAPYLVDRGYCVYSLDYGQLPGVPIFNGLGPIDKSAGQLQVFVDKVLAATGAAKADLVGHSQGGMMPRYYLKFLGGAAKVNTFVGIAPDNHGTTLDGLTKLLPYFPGAEDLLSAATPALADQIAGSAFLAKLNAGGDTVPGVHYTVIATRYDEVVTPYRSQFLTGSDVHNVLLQDLCPVDISEHAAIGLLDRIAFHEAANALDPAHATTTNCASVFS, encoded by the coding sequence ATGCTGCCCTGGAAGCGCCTGACCAGACCCCTCGTCGCACTGCTGATGGCCGCCGCCGTCGCGATCGTCCCCGCCGCCACCGCCCACGCCGCCGCGCCGAGCAGCGGCTGGAACAACTACTCCTGCCGCCCCTCCGCCGCCCATCCCCGCCCGGTCGTCCTCGTCCACGGCACCTTCGCGAACTCCGTGGACAACTGGCTGTCCTTCGCGCCCTACCTGGTGGACCGCGGGTACTGCGTCTACTCCCTCGACTACGGGCAACTGCCCGGCGTCCCGATCTTCAACGGCCTCGGCCCCATCGACAAGTCGGCCGGACAGCTCCAGGTCTTCGTCGACAAGGTGCTCGCCGCGACCGGGGCCGCCAAGGCCGACCTCGTCGGCCATTCGCAGGGCGGCATGATGCCGCGCTACTACCTCAAGTTCCTCGGCGGAGCCGCCAAGGTGAACACCTTCGTCGGCATCGCGCCCGACAACCACGGCACCACCCTCGACGGCCTCACCAAGCTGCTGCCGTACTTCCCCGGTGCCGAGGACCTGCTGTCCGCGGCGACGCCCGCGCTCGCGGACCAGATCGCCGGGTCCGCGTTCCTGGCCAAGCTCAACGCCGGCGGCGACACCGTCCCCGGCGTCCACTACACGGTGATCGCCACCAGGTACGACGAGGTGGTCACCCCCTACCGCTCGCAGTTCCTCACCGGATCCGACGTCCACAACGTGCTGCTGCAGGACCTGTGCCCGGTCGACATCTCCGAGCACGCGGCGATCGGCCTCCTCGACCGGATCGCCTTCCACGAGGCGGCGAACGCCCTCGACCCCGCGCACGCCACCACCACCAACTGCGCGTCGGTGTTCAGCTGA
- a CDS encoding lytic polysaccharide monooxygenase auxiliary activity family 9 protein yields MSGRRRAVGLAAVGVGGVALTALAAVPASAHGSMGGPVSRVFQCYAEGPESPRSAACKAAVATGGTQALYDWNGIRIGDANGEHQRRIPDGKLCSAGDDEFKGLDLARADWPATAVRAGAYTFRYRVTAPHKGTFDVYLTKEGYDPSKPLAWEDLDLAHPVASKTDPAAVNGYYTFSGTLPKRSGKQLLYAVWQRSDSPEAFYSCSDVTFGGSGGAGNTAAGNGGPGNGGSGTDNGGSPGGRPGSGASPASGAPAPVASAPSEEQIADGAGRSTVRHDHHDATATPAARSRTAGGSAVPDASGVSAGRPEAAGAGEALAETGGDSRTPYLAVGGASALALGAAALFASVRRRAVNGGRHGR; encoded by the coding sequence ATGTCCGGTCGTCGCAGGGCCGTCGGCCTCGCCGCCGTCGGTGTCGGCGGTGTCGCCCTGACCGCGCTCGCCGCCGTGCCCGCCTCCGCGCACGGTTCGATGGGAGGACCCGTCAGCCGGGTCTTCCAGTGCTATGCGGAGGGGCCCGAGAGTCCCCGGTCGGCCGCCTGCAAGGCAGCCGTGGCGACGGGCGGCACCCAGGCGCTGTACGACTGGAACGGCATCCGGATCGGTGACGCGAACGGCGAACACCAGCGGCGCATCCCCGACGGGAAGCTGTGCAGCGCGGGCGACGACGAGTTCAAGGGCCTGGACCTGGCCCGCGCCGACTGGCCCGCGACGGCCGTGAGGGCGGGCGCGTACACCTTCCGGTACCGGGTGACGGCCCCGCACAAGGGCACCTTCGACGTCTATCTGACCAAGGAGGGGTACGACCCGTCGAAACCGCTGGCCTGGGAGGATCTGGACCTGGCGCACCCGGTGGCCTCGAAGACCGACCCCGCCGCGGTGAACGGTTACTACACCTTCTCCGGCACCCTGCCGAAGCGCTCCGGCAAGCAGCTCCTCTACGCGGTCTGGCAGCGTTCGGACAGCCCGGAGGCCTTCTACTCCTGCTCCGACGTCACCTTCGGTGGAAGCGGCGGCGCGGGCAACACCGCCGCGGGCAACGGTGGTCCGGGCAACGGCGGCAGCGGGACCGACAACGGCGGCTCCCCGGGCGGCCGTCCGGGGAGCGGTGCCTCCCCCGCGTCGGGCGCGCCCGCGCCGGTCGCCTCCGCGCCCTCGGAGGAGCAGATCGCCGACGGTGCGGGCCGGTCGACGGTGCGGCACGACCACCACGACGCCACGGCCACCCCGGCCGCACGGTCCCGCACGGCCGGCGGCTCCGCCGTGCCGGACGCCTCCGGCGTCTCGGCCGGGCGGCCCGAGGCGGCCGGTGCCGGGGAAGCCCTCGCCGAGACCGGCGGCGACTCCAGAACCCCCTACCTCGCGGTCGGCGGCGCGAGCGCGCTGGCGCTGGGCGCGGCGGCGCTGTTCGCCTCGGTGCGCCGCCGCGCGGTGAACGGTGGCCGGCACGGTCGCTAG
- a CDS encoding DUF402 domain-containing protein: MSANSADGPRHLDVVLVKSGRTKIRYPAALLHDDGTRVTVRAPWAADGVRDFGFVRFEPGDVLTEHYWRDRWYAVKEVRDARGVRKGWYCDITRPAVVAGGELVVEDLDLDLWRSADGTDVRRLDEDEFTASGLATRDPAAAEAALAALDALELLARRGDFETLFGPAAPLGPR, translated from the coding sequence ATGTCCGCGAACTCGGCTGACGGGCCCCGGCACCTGGACGTCGTCCTCGTCAAGTCCGGCCGTACGAAGATCCGTTACCCGGCCGCGCTGCTGCACGACGACGGCACCCGGGTCACCGTCCGCGCGCCGTGGGCGGCCGACGGGGTGCGTGACTTCGGCTTCGTACGGTTCGAGCCGGGCGACGTCCTCACCGAGCACTACTGGCGGGACCGGTGGTACGCGGTGAAGGAGGTCCGGGACGCGCGCGGGGTGCGCAAGGGCTGGTACTGCGACATCACCCGCCCGGCCGTCGTGGCGGGCGGCGAGCTGGTCGTCGAGGACCTCGACCTGGACCTGTGGCGCTCCGCGGACGGCACGGACGTACGGCGCCTGGACGAGGACGAGTTCACGGCGAGCGGCCTCGCGACCCGTGATCCGGCTGCCGCGGAGGCCGCGCTCGCCGCCCTCGACGCTCTTGAGCTCCTGGCCCGCCGGGGCGACTTCGAGACGCTGTTCGGCCCGGCCGCACCCCTCGGCCCCCGGTGA